A portion of the Acidobacteriota bacterium genome contains these proteins:
- a CDS encoding HAMP domain-containing protein, which produces MRLRRRLNTVLLQWFLLLVVITGTVWAISLPGLRRKLVDERLLLARTIAHSLDTTISSAIQRLGGLAGDLPESAADMAGPLHRFRFQSLFGESVYVLDDHAQLVAADPPGVEPLSAAWLGYHEAVTPLMTKTGPNAHPVLAIVQPFKRLGRDYYLIAELNPVGSPLSQFLKDLELDPSIGIRVADVEGRVLASDDPAHLLRALPGAAAMGDRIGAHRPLVVDGGGTLTVMAPLRFASWGVVIEQHTADAYAGVNATSRALVITGFILAVVGVMLARTLSKSVVSPIRHLSRQAEAMRAGDLSSAIAVSGDHEVEVLARTLDEARARLRATLDELQAFNERLEEQVAVRTRLIVQQDEQRKVLLRRMLGATEDERRRLARELHDEIAQLLTVIQMSLHNVALDTPAMTQAKALLVKTQQEVHRIIHDLRPSLLDDLGLPTAMKSYAEDHLKRQGISVHLEIEDDLPPRPEIETVIFRIYQELVTNVLRHAKAEHVSIELYRKGDVVVLAVEDDGQGFDTGAQTDRAGLTGMRERAALVNGTIRFDSEAGMGTHVVVEIPLQ; this is translated from the coding sequence GTGCGCTTGCGCCGCCGACTGAATACGGTGCTGCTGCAATGGTTCCTGCTGCTGGTCGTGATCACCGGAACCGTCTGGGCCATTTCCCTGCCCGGCCTTCGTCGCAAGCTCGTTGACGAGCGGCTCCTGCTGGCACGCACAATCGCCCACTCCCTCGACACCACGATTTCGTCCGCCATCCAGCGCCTGGGTGGCCTCGCCGGCGACCTGCCCGAGTCAGCGGCAGACATGGCCGGGCCGTTGCACCGCTTTCGCTTCCAATCGCTGTTTGGTGAGTCCGTGTATGTCCTGGACGACCACGCGCAGCTGGTGGCGGCCGATCCGCCCGGTGTTGAGCCATTGTCAGCGGCATGGCTCGGCTACCACGAGGCCGTCACGCCGCTCATGACCAAGACGGGGCCGAATGCCCACCCCGTCCTCGCCATCGTCCAGCCGTTCAAACGGCTGGGTCGGGATTATTACCTCATCGCCGAGCTCAATCCCGTTGGCTCTCCACTGAGCCAGTTTCTCAAGGACCTCGAGCTCGATCCCAGCATTGGTATTCGGGTGGCCGACGTTGAAGGACGCGTCCTCGCGTCCGACGACCCGGCACATTTGCTCAGAGCGCTGCCGGGAGCGGCGGCCATGGGCGATCGCATTGGCGCCCACCGGCCGCTGGTGGTGGATGGTGGCGGGACACTGACGGTGATGGCGCCGCTGCGATTCGCCTCCTGGGGCGTGGTCATAGAGCAGCACACGGCAGACGCCTACGCGGGTGTCAACGCGACCAGCCGGGCGCTTGTGATCACGGGCTTCATCCTCGCCGTGGTCGGGGTGATGCTGGCGCGCACGTTGTCGAAGTCGGTGGTGTCGCCCATCCGCCACCTGTCGCGGCAGGCCGAGGCGATGCGCGCCGGCGACCTCTCCAGTGCTATCGCCGTTTCGGGCGACCACGAGGTGGAGGTGTTGGCGCGAACGCTTGACGAGGCACGCGCGCGGCTTCGGGCCACGCTGGACGAACTCCAGGCCTTCAACGAACGGCTGGAGGAGCAGGTGGCCGTGCGCACGCGGCTGATTGTGCAGCAGGACGAACAACGCAAGGTGTTGCTGCGCCGCATGCTGGGCGCCACCGAGGATGAGCGGCGCCGGCTCGCACGCGAACTGCACGACGAGATCGCGCAACTCCTCACCGTGATTCAGATGTCACTGCACAACGTGGCCCTCGATACTCCGGCGATGACGCAGGCCAAGGCCCTGCTCGTCAAGACGCAGCAGGAGGTCCACCGCATCATCCACGACCTCCGCCCATCACTGCTCGATGATCTGGGGTTGCCGACAGCCATGAAGTCGTATGCGGAGGATCACTTGAAGCGGCAGGGCATCAGCGTCCACCTGGAGATCGAGGACGACTTGCCGCCGCGCCCGGAAATTGAAACCGTGATCTTCCGGATCTACCAGGAACTGGTCACGAACGTACTGCGGCATGCCAAGGCCGAGCATGTGTCGATTGAACTGTACCGGAAGGGCGACGTTGTGGTCCTCGCCGTGGAAGATGATGGCCAGGGGTTCGACACGGGGGCGCAGACGGATCGCGCCGGCCTGACCGGCATGCGCGAGCGGGCGGCACTGGTGAATGGCACAATTCGGTTTGACAGCGAGGCGGGCATGGGCACGCACGTGGTCGTGGAGATTCCCCTCCAATGA
- a CDS encoding response regulator transcription factor yields the protein MIRVAIVDDHDLVRAGIRAILEQDPLFQVVGETGDGQDAIRLVTALRPDVVLMDVHLPGGLGGLDATEAIVKDCPGVKVIVLTQYENREYIRRALRIGARGYLLKSSAAPELLDAIKTVHAGQRYLHPSVADELVDLVTAGRSIEDSEDDYDRLTTREKQVFKLLAEGKTSRDISKYLTISLKTAMTHRTNIMEKLNMHTRSELIRYAVRKAVISVDGT from the coding sequence ATGATTCGAGTGGCCATCGTCGACGATCACGACCTGGTGCGCGCCGGCATTCGCGCGATCCTGGAGCAGGACCCGCTGTTCCAGGTGGTGGGAGAGACCGGTGATGGGCAGGACGCCATCCGCCTGGTCACCGCTCTGCGGCCCGATGTCGTGCTGATGGACGTCCATCTGCCCGGCGGCCTTGGCGGCCTCGACGCCACCGAGGCCATCGTCAAGGACTGTCCCGGCGTCAAGGTCATCGTGTTGACGCAGTATGAAAATCGCGAGTACATCCGCCGGGCGCTGCGCATCGGCGCGCGCGGGTACCTGCTCAAGAGCAGCGCGGCGCCGGAGTTGCTGGATGCGATCAAGACCGTGCACGCCGGCCAGCGCTACCTGCATCCATCCGTCGCTGACGAGCTGGTGGACCTCGTCACGGCCGGCCGGTCCATCGAAGACTCAGAGGATGACTACGACCGGCTCACGACGCGCGAGAAGCAGGTCTTCAAACTGCTGGCCGAGGGTAAGACGAGCCGCGACATTTCGAAGTACCTGACGATCAGTCTCAAGACCGCCATGACGCACCGGACCAACATCATGGAGAAGCTGAACATGCACACGCGGTCAGAGTTGATCCGCTACGCGGTCAGGAAAGCCGTGATTTCTGTGGACGGAACCTGA
- a CDS encoding cytochrome b/b6 domain-containing protein produces the protein MMETPLMPQPDPNEYVVRFSSWSRFQHAAVIVLFGLLLVTGMPQGWPTSDASRWVVDHLGGIFATRWLHRAAGILFTGLVVAHLTVAITGVLSGRMKPSMLLGRQDFRDAINNLRYYAGYTEAAPKFGRYDYRQKFEYWGLIFGSLIMVATGYILYFPILISRYLPAELIPAAKAMHSYEALFAFLIVLVWHIAGAHLAPESFPIDTSIFTGKIRKEKLRHEHALEYEDLFEKK, from the coding sequence ATGATGGAGACGCCACTCATGCCCCAGCCCGATCCCAACGAATACGTCGTACGGTTCTCCTCCTGGAGCCGGTTCCAGCACGCGGCGGTGATCGTGCTGTTTGGCCTGCTGCTCGTGACAGGAATGCCGCAGGGGTGGCCCACGTCGGACGCCAGTCGCTGGGTGGTTGACCATCTGGGCGGGATCTTTGCCACGCGATGGCTCCACCGCGCCGCCGGCATCCTGTTCACCGGGTTGGTGGTCGCCCACCTGACGGTGGCGATCACCGGCGTGCTGTCCGGCCGCATGAAGCCATCCATGCTGCTGGGCCGGCAGGACTTCCGGGACGCCATCAACAACCTCCGGTACTACGCCGGCTACACCGAGGCGGCGCCCAAATTTGGCCGGTACGACTACCGGCAGAAGTTTGAGTACTGGGGCCTGATCTTCGGCAGCCTGATCATGGTGGCCACGGGATATATTCTCTACTTCCCGATCCTCATTTCGCGGTACCTCCCGGCGGAGCTGATTCCGGCCGCCAAGGCCATGCACAGTTACGAAGCGCTGTTTGCGTTCCTCATCGTGCTCGTGTGGCACATCGCCGGCGCGCATCTGGCGCCGGAGTCATTCCCCATTGATACCAGCATCTTCACCGGCAAGATCCGCAAGGAGAAACTCCGCCACGAACATGCGCTGGAGTACGAAGACCTCTTCGAAAAAAAGTGA